In a single window of the Apteryx mantelli isolate bAptMan1 chromosome 11, bAptMan1.hap1, whole genome shotgun sequence genome:
- the LOC136992988 gene encoding olfactory receptor 14C36-like, translating to MSNSSSFNQFLLLTFVDTQELQLLHFLFFLGIYLAALLGNGLIITAIACDHHLHTPMYFFLLNLSLLDLGTISTTVPKSMANSLWDTRAISYSGCAAQVFLFIFFLAGEYFLLTVMAYDRYVAICRPLHYGTLMGSRACVKMAAAAWASGFLYSALHTGNTFSIPLCQGNTVDQFFCEVPQILKLSCSDSYRREAGLLVVSACVALGCFIFIVLSYVQIFTVVLRIPSEQGRNKAFSMCIPHLAVVSLFVSTNMFAYLKPSSLSFPSVDIVVAVLYSVVPPAVNPLIYSMRNKELKDALTKVISGTFCSTGNVATALHK from the coding sequence atgtccaacagcagctccttcaaccagttcctcctcctgacatttgtagacacacaggagctgcagctcttgcacttcctgttcttcctgggcatctacctggctgccctcctgggcaacggcctcattatcacagccatagcctgcgaccaccatctccacacccccatgtacttcttcctcctcaacctctccctcctcgaccttggcaccatctccacaactgtccccaaatccatggccaattccctgtgggacaccagggccatttcctactcaggatgtgctgctcaagtctttctattcatcttcttcttagcaggagagtattttcttctcactgtcatggcctatgaccgctatgttgccatctgcagacccctccactatgggaccctcatgggcagcagagcttgtgtcaaaatggcagcagctgcctgggccagtggttttctctattctgcactgcacactgggaacacattttcaataccactctgccaaggcaacacagtggaccagttcttctgtgaagttccccagatcctcaagctctcctgctcagactcctaccgcagggaagctgggcttcttgtagTTAGTGCCTGTGTAgcccttgggtgtttcattttcattgtgctgtcctacgtgcagatcttcactgttgtgctgaggatcccctctgagcagggccgaaacaaagccttttccatgtgcatccctcacctggctgtggtctccctttttgtcagcactaacatgtttgcctacctgaagccctcctccctctccttcccatctGTGGATAttgtggtggctgtcctgtactcagtggtacctccagcagtgaaccccctcatctacagcatgaggaacaaggagctcaaagatgccctgacgAAAGTGATTTCAGGGACATTTTGCAGCACTGGTAACGTTGCCactgctctccacaaatga